In Ostrea edulis chromosome 4, xbOstEdul1.1, whole genome shotgun sequence, a single window of DNA contains:
- the LOC125672355 gene encoding piggyBac transposable element-derived protein 4-like has product MPVRRYEKRTQYLHCSSADTDDPLCKIRPILKLISENISKRYKPRQYQAIDEGMIAYKGRHKAKQYIPSKPTRWGLKVWLRCNSVIGFCHQLDLYLGRDQYRGIRTSVGHAVVEKLTKGLEGRNFQLFYDSFFTSIALARSLLEKRIFSCGTIIRNRKGFPSHLKNLPRMSQGEYVIRWSG; this is encoded by the exons ATGCCAGTCCGAAGATACGAGAAGAGAACTCAGTACCTCCATTGTAGTTCCGCGGACACTGATGACCCGCTCTGTAAAATTCGCCCCATCTTGAAGTTGATATCGGAAAATATCTCAAAACGTTACAAACCCCGACAATACCAGGCAATTGACGAGGGTATGATCGCCTATAAAGGGCGCCACAAG GCTAAACAGTATATTCCATCCAAACCAACACGTTGGGGGCTGAAAGTTTGGTTACGATGTAACAGTGTTATTGGCTTTTGTCATCAATTGGACCTGTATCTCGGCAGAGATCAATACAGAGGGATCAGGACATCTGTTGGTCATGCGGTTGTGGAAAAATTGACCAAAGGATTGGAAGGAAGGAATTTCCAATTATTTTATGACAGTTTTTTCACATCTATAGCCCTTGCGAGGTCACTACTTGAAAAGAGGATATTTTCGTGTGGAACAATCATAAGAAACAGGAAGGGATTTCCATCACATTTGAAGAACCTACCTCGCATGTCTCAAGGAGAATATGTCATACG